In a single window of the Novosphingobium sp. IK01 genome:
- a CDS encoding glycosyltransferase, giving the protein MTLPEAASAGTTRPPDALKVLHIAQMLPGGIISYIEELLPTQMAQFGAENIMALVATKDAELLSTMAPGTVHTFPKSGRSLRELYRFARRALAVVRAERPDIVHLHSTFAGLLRPVLMLLSGKSRPAIVYCAHGWAFNMRTECWRRYIYAMVERVLAHFCDHIICISAFEYRSALARGISPSHMTMIENAITSQPQSPGKAPFRASAGINLLFIGRFDKQKGFDIAEAAMAQLNDVPVTLHAVGGFVVNGTDIVQRQCKTLPNIVHYGWHDRRVVYDFIEQADALVIPSRWEGFGIAAIEAMRQGKPVIAADVDALPEIVIDGVTGIIVPPEDPDALAHAIRGLDRATLARLGRAARTHFLECFTSERLNREILDTYRMLRKG; this is encoded by the coding sequence GTGACCCTGCCCGAGGCTGCCAGCGCCGGTACGACACGCCCACCCGATGCTCTCAAGGTACTCCATATCGCGCAGATGCTGCCCGGAGGCATCATCTCGTACATCGAGGAACTGTTGCCCACGCAAATGGCCCAGTTCGGGGCTGAAAACATCATGGCCCTCGTCGCGACCAAGGATGCAGAACTGCTTTCAACGATGGCCCCCGGAACGGTTCACACCTTTCCCAAGAGTGGTCGCTCGCTGCGCGAGCTCTATCGGTTCGCCCGCCGGGCTCTTGCCGTCGTGCGCGCCGAACGCCCCGATATCGTTCATCTTCATAGCACTTTTGCGGGGCTGTTGCGCCCCGTACTCATGCTGTTGTCTGGCAAATCTCGTCCGGCCATCGTCTATTGCGCCCATGGCTGGGCCTTCAACATGCGCACGGAATGCTGGAGGCGATACATCTATGCCATGGTCGAGAGGGTACTGGCCCATTTTTGCGACCACATCATTTGTATTTCCGCCTTCGAATATCGCAGCGCCCTGGCGCGGGGGATCTCTCCCTCGCACATGACGATGATCGAGAATGCGATCACCAGCCAGCCCCAGTCGCCCGGCAAGGCCCCGTTTCGCGCCAGTGCAGGAATCAACCTGCTGTTTATCGGTCGCTTCGACAAACAGAAGGGGTTCGACATCGCCGAGGCGGCCATGGCACAGTTGAACGACGTGCCTGTCACGCTTCATGCCGTGGGCGGGTTCGTGGTCAATGGCACTGATATCGTACAACGGCAGTGCAAGACCCTGCCCAACATCGTCCACTATGGCTGGCATGATCGCCGGGTCGTCTACGATTTCATTGAGCAGGCCGATGCACTGGTGATCCCCTCGCGCTGGGAAGGCTTCGGCATCGCCGCGATCGAGGCCATGCGCCAGGGCAAGCCGGTAATTGCCGCCGATGTCGATGCCCTGCCCGAAATCGTCATCGACGGAGTGACCGGGATCATCGTCCCGCCCGAAGATCCCGATGCCCTGGCCCATGCCATTCGCGGTCTCGACCGTGCAACCCTGGCACGACTGGGGCGCGCGGCCCGGACACACTTTCTCGAATGCTTCACCAGCGAGCGGCTGAACCGCGAAATTCTCGATACCTATCGGATGCTGCGCAAGGGCTGA
- a CDS encoding acyltransferase family protein, translating to MHIGYRSDIDGLRFIAVGSVVLFHAGLGSMSGGFVGVDIFFVISGYLISAGLFKDAETQGISIARFYERRIKRIIPAYGAVILAALLAGLFLLLPSELTDLGKSALAATLFVANIHFWTGAGYFSGDPLSHPLLHLWSLAVEEQFYIVWPVAVLLLYRLGLARWRVPMIVATLVITLAASQLMLGYSAKTAFYMAPLRAWELLTGALLACGHWPRLKSGWIAHTIGAAALVLILVPIFTYTQATQFPGVAAIPPCLGTALAIYRDERHPSFLARLLSHKIPVFIGTISYSLYIWHWPILSFAWIARGSLPTGPALWALLALTLAVSALSWRFIEQPFRTRRQSRPPAQSRPDRTRRTLALGGAALTMLAVFTGSMVALHGLPGRLPPQAARIDSIVRAPYATRDGCVFSDRVPADAGPRCFASADHTPGAKIVLWGDSFAGQHIKTIEQQFQTAGQNVVSVIATGCSPLPGTGQYFGKGRADTRCERMNSAILDQLQNRHDIRGVIIAGRWSNLYGLQAPGGAFDPTARFLTDANHPHRSLNSSLGAMEASLDQTLTILRARNIAVALLREPPRYPQAVQPCIARALWHSLSPDRCAITTIDEDKFRGPINAIFTHLATKHPDVTIFDPAPHLCPDGQCRGFRDGILLTHDLEHLTPAGSKVALTGLALFPARHLFQ from the coding sequence ATGCATATCGGATACCGAAGTGACATCGACGGACTGCGCTTCATCGCCGTCGGGTCGGTCGTCCTCTTCCATGCCGGCCTTGGCAGCATGTCTGGCGGATTTGTCGGTGTCGATATCTTCTTCGTCATATCAGGATATTTGATTTCAGCCGGTCTATTCAAGGATGCAGAGACTCAGGGCATCTCCATTGCCCGCTTTTATGAACGCAGGATCAAGCGAATCATTCCTGCCTATGGCGCAGTCATCCTCGCCGCACTGCTTGCGGGCCTGTTTCTGCTACTCCCTTCCGAGTTGACCGATCTGGGCAAGAGCGCACTGGCTGCCACGCTGTTTGTCGCCAATATCCATTTCTGGACCGGAGCCGGTTACTTTTCCGGTGATCCACTGAGTCACCCCTTGCTGCACTTGTGGTCGCTGGCGGTCGAGGAACAGTTCTACATCGTCTGGCCGGTTGCCGTACTGCTGCTCTATCGCCTGGGTCTGGCGCGCTGGCGCGTGCCAATGATCGTGGCAACCCTCGTCATTACACTGGCCGCTTCACAGCTGATGCTCGGATACTCGGCCAAGACCGCGTTCTACATGGCTCCGCTTCGCGCCTGGGAGTTACTGACGGGCGCACTGCTGGCTTGCGGGCACTGGCCCCGCCTCAAGTCCGGCTGGATCGCACACACCATCGGAGCCGCAGCGCTCGTCCTTATTCTGGTGCCCATCTTCACCTATACCCAGGCCACACAGTTTCCCGGCGTCGCAGCAATCCCGCCGTGCCTGGGAACCGCTCTGGCGATCTACCGCGACGAACGCCATCCCTCGTTCCTGGCACGCTTGCTCTCGCACAAAATCCCCGTTTTCATCGGCACGATCTCCTATTCACTCTACATCTGGCACTGGCCCATCCTCTCGTTCGCGTGGATCGCACGCGGCAGCCTGCCCACGGGACCCGCGCTCTGGGCCCTGCTGGCCCTGACGCTGGCGGTATCCGCGCTCTCGTGGCGGTTCATCGAACAGCCCTTCCGCACCCGGCGCCAATCCCGGCCCCCGGCACAATCTCGGCCAGACCGGACCAGGCGCACTCTGGCTCTGGGGGGCGCCGCGCTGACCATGCTGGCCGTCTTTACCGGCAGCATGGTCGCCCTCCATGGACTCCCCGGCCGCCTGCCACCACAGGCAGCACGGATCGACAGTATCGTGCGCGCCCCTTATGCGACGCGCGACGGGTGTGTCTTTTCCGACAGGGTTCCTGCCGACGCAGGACCACGGTGCTTTGCCAGCGCCGACCACACGCCGGGCGCCAAGATCGTACTCTGGGGCGACTCATTTGCCGGACAGCATATCAAAACCATCGAGCAGCAGTTCCAGACCGCAGGCCAGAATGTCGTCTCGGTCATTGCCACAGGGTGCAGCCCGCTACCGGGAACAGGGCAGTATTTCGGCAAAGGCCGCGCTGACACGCGCTGCGAGCGCATGAACAGCGCAATCCTCGATCAACTCCAGAACCGCCATGACATTCGTGGCGTGATCATCGCCGGGCGCTGGTCCAATCTGTACGGGCTCCAGGCACCGGGCGGCGCCTTCGACCCAACCGCCCGCTTCCTGACCGACGCGAACCATCCTCATCGCAGCCTGAACAGTTCACTCGGCGCGATGGAAGCCTCGCTCGACCAGACCCTGACAATACTGCGCGCGCGCAACATCGCAGTCGCCCTGCTGCGCGAACCGCCCCGGTACCCGCAGGCCGTACAACCATGCATCGCCCGCGCGCTCTGGCATAGCCTTTCGCCCGATCGCTGCGCGATCACCACCATCGACGAAGACAAGTTCAGGGGGCCGATCAATGCGATTTTCACGCATCTGGCGACAAAGCATCCCGACGTGACCATTTTCGATCCCGCCCCACATTTGTGTCCCGACGGCCAGTGCCGCGGCTTTCGTGATGGAATCCTGCTCACCCACGATCTCGAACATCTGACCCCGGCGGGCAGCAAGGTCGCCCTGACCGGGCTTGCCCTGTTCCCAGCTCGCCACCTGTTTCAATGA